In Thiomonas arsenitoxydans, the genomic stretch GGTGTTGTGCACCTGCGTGTCGATGGGCACCATGGCCAGCATCAAGCCAGTGAAACCGCCCAGGGTGAACACGAAAATGAAGCCCACGGCGAACAGCATGGGAGTTTCAAACGTCATGGAACCGCGCCACATGGTGGCCACCCAGTTGAACACCTTCACGCCCGTGGGAACGGCGATCAACATGGTGGCGTACATGAAGAACAGCTGTCCGGTCGTGGGCATGCCCGCGGTGAACATGTGGTGCGCCCAGACCAGGAAGGACAGGATGGCGATGGAGGCCGAGGCATACACCATCGAGCTGTAGCCGAACAGACGCTTGCGGGCGAAGGCCGGGATGACGGAGCTGACAATACCGAAGACCGGCAGAATCATCACGTACACCTCGGGGTGGCCGAAGAACCAGAACAGATGCTGATAGAGCACCGGGTCACCGCCGCCGGTGGCACTGAAGAAACTGGTGCCGAAGTGGCGGTCAGTCAGGGTCATGGTGACGGCGCCAGCCAGCACCGGCATGATGGCCAGCAGCAGGTAGGCGGTGATCAACCAGGTCCAGACGAACAACGGCATTTTCATCAGCGTCATGCCAGGGGCGCGCAGATTGAGAATGGTCACGATGATGTTGATCGAACCCATGATCGACGAAGCGCCCATGAGGTGGATGGCGAAAATCACCAGATCCATGCCCATACCTTGCTGCAGGGTGAGCGGGGCATACAGCGTCCAGCCCACACCCGGGGCGCCGCCTGGCACGAAGAACGAGGCCGTCAGCAGAATGCCTGCGGGAATCAGCAGCCAGAAGCTGAGGTTGTTCAGCCGCGGGAAGGCCATGTCGGGGGCACCGATCTGCAGCGGAATCATCCAGTTGGCAAAACCCACCAGCGCGGGCATGACCGAACCGAAGATCATCATGATGCCGTGCATGGTGCCGAAGGCGTTGAACAACTCAGGGTTCAGCAGCCAGACATACGGCTTCCACAGCTCGGTGCGAATCGCCAGGGCCAGAATGCCTCCCTCGAACAGCATCCACAAGGCAAACAGCAGATACATCGTGCCGATGTCTTTGTGGTTGGTGGACATCAGCCAACGGCGCCAGCCGTGCGGATGTTCGTGGGCATGATCACCGGCGTGAGCCGATGGCGGTGCGTGATCGATGACTGCGCTCATAGTGCTTTCCTTTCCTGCCATTCCAGAAAATGTTGATACTTCGTTCTAAACTCGGCCGCTTTTAGGGTTTGTCTCTCACCACACCGGCTCAGGTCTTGCTGGGCGCCGCGCCGTCGGCTGGCGGGGTGCTGTCGGGATGCGCCTTTTTCCACTGCGCGACCCATTGCTCGTATTCGGGCAGGGTCACGACCTTGATCACGATGGGCATGAAGGCGTGGTATTTGCCGCAAATCTGGGCACACTGCCCGTAGTAGGTGCCGGTCTTTTCGGCGGTGAACCAGGTCGAGCGGACGAAGCCGGGAATCGCATCCATCTGCACACCCAGCGAGTTGACATAGAAACCGTGCAGCACGTCATCCGAGGTGGTGACAATCTTGATCTTTTTGTCCACCGGCACGACCAGTTCGTGATCGACGGCCAGCACGAAGTTGCTGGGCAGATCCTTGCCTTCGTAGATTTCCGAATAAGGCGTGGTCAGCGTGGACCAGAAAGAAATGCCCTTGCCCGGACCGGCCATGTAGTCGTAGCCCCACTTCCACTGCGCGCCCGTCGCCTTGACGGTCATGAAGGAATCGCTGTGGTTTTCCTGCGCGATCACGGTACGGGTCGCCGGAATCAGGATGGCAATCACGATCAGAATGGGAATGATCGTCCAGGCAATCTCGACCTTGGTGCTTTCATGGAAGTGGGCCGCTACGGCGCCCTTGGATTTGCGGTGCTTGTATACCGAATAGAACATCGCCCCGAACACCACGATACCGATCCCCAGGCAGACCC encodes the following:
- the ctaD gene encoding cytochrome c oxidase subunit I; amino-acid sequence: MSAVIDHAPPSAHAGDHAHEHPHGWRRWLMSTNHKDIGTMYLLFALWMLFEGGILALAIRTELWKPYVWLLNPELFNAFGTMHGIMMIFGSVMPALVGFANWMIPLQIGAPDMAFPRLNNLSFWLLIPAGILLTASFFVPGGAPGVGWTLYAPLTLQQGMGMDLVIFAIHLMGASSIMGSINIIVTILNLRAPGMTLMKMPLFVWTWLITAYLLLAIMPVLAGAVTMTLTDRHFGTSFFSATGGGDPVLYQHLFWFFGHPEVYVMILPVFGIVSSVIPAFARKRLFGYSSMVYASASIAILSFLVWAHHMFTAGMPTTGQLFFMYATMLIAVPTGVKVFNWVATMWRGSMTFETPMLFAVGFIFVFTLGGFTGLMLAMVPIDTQVHNTYFVIAHFHYVLVAGSLFGIFMGFYYWSPKWSGVMYNETAGKIHFWTSMISFNIAFFPQHFLGLAGMPRRYVAYPVQFTDFNQISTIGAWLFGLSQAYFLFAVVIPVLRGKGEKAPQRPWEGAEGLEWEVPSPAPFHTYETPPKLNADATRVLGYN
- the coxB gene encoding cytochrome c oxidase subunit II yields the protein MKAIHQIRLATAASLLGVMGAAHAAVESLPGGPQVLGLYFQNPVSPIAKQEKFLMDMMLWVCLGIGIVVFGAMFYSVYKHRKSKGAVAAHFHESTKVEIAWTIIPILIVIAILIPATRTVIAQENHSDSFMTVKATGAQWKWGYDYMAGPGKGISFWSTLTTPYSEIYEGKDLPSNFVLAVDHELVVPVDKKIKIVTTSDDVLHGFYVNSLGVQMDAIPGFVRSTWFTAEKTGTYYGQCAQICGKYHAFMPIVIKVVTLPEYEQWVAQWKKAHPDSTPPADGAAPSKT